The DNA region AGGTATGGGTGGAGAATTAATCATACAGTAGTAGATGGAAGAAGGTTAAAATTTACAGGTTCAGCTGTAGGATTATTTGGTAACTGGATTAAATGGTGGTTATTAACTATTATTACAATTGGCATTTATGGATTTTGGTTAGGAATAGCACTAGAAAAATGGAAAGTAAAAAATACAAGATTTGCAAACTAAGACACTTATATGTGTCTTTTTTATATAAAAATAAATGAATAAAATTGCTAAGTATTCCCTAACATATTATAATAATACATAATCTGAAATACAAGAAATAGATAAATCTGTAGTAAGTAGAGCTATTGTTGGAGGGCTTCTTGGACCAGTTGGGCAGTAGTTGGTGGATTGAGCGCTTAGGTGGGTGTCTTTTCATATCCAAAACAAAAGCATATACCAATTAACATAATATACAGATTTTATTCTACAATATAATACTATGCTTTAAAAGGTTGTTTGGAAAATATCACTTATTTGCTAATGTTTATTTTTAAAACAGTTTTATATACGTTTTACCATATATAACGATTGTTAATGTA from Senegalia massiliensis includes:
- a CDS encoding DUF898 family protein; the encoded protein is MDNQYEVQEVQEIKGKSKKSESKSYFDGGLLQLIGWTILGWLITLVTLGICYPWALCMRYGWRINHTVVDGRRLKFTGSAVGLFGNWIKWWLLTIITIGIYGFWLGIALEKWKVKNTRFAN